Genomic window (Ciconia boyciana chromosome 12, ASM3463844v1, whole genome shotgun sequence):
TCCGCGTGACCCCGGAGCGGGCGCCGATTGGCCGGCGGCAAGGCGaggcggagcggagcggagcgagGAGCGGCGCGTCAGTTCCGGGCGGCGCGCGATGCTGTCGGCGGCGGGCAgctccggccccggcggggcgggcggctccGGGCCGGGCCTCGGCGGCGACGGGGACTTCCTGTCGCGGTACCGGTTGGTGTCGGCCAAGCTGCGGCGGCGATTCCTGCGGAAGCCGAACGTGGCGGAGGCGGCGGAGCAGTTCGCGGCGCTGGCGCGGGAGCTGCGCGCCCAGGAGAGCCTGCCCTACGCGGCCTGGTGCCAGCTGGCCGTGGCGCGCTGCGCCCAGAGCCTCTTCCACGGGCCCGCCGAGGCGGCCGCCCTGGCCGAGGCGGCGCGGCTCTTCCTGCGCCAAGAGCGGGACCTGCGGCAGCGCCTGGGGCTGCGCGGCGGCTTCGGCGAGCACGTGGCGGCGGCGCAGAGCTGCGGCGCCTTCGCCGCCCGCCTGCACCTGGAGCGGGGGCAGCCGGCGCTGGCGGCCGGGCTGTGCCTGGAGCTGGCGGCGGCGCTGCGCGACACGGGCcggcccgcccgcgccgccgcgcaCCTGCAGCGGGCGGCCGAGCtgctggcggcggcgcggctgcCCCTGGAGGCGCTGCGCTGCCTGGCTGAGCGcgcctcctgcctgctgctgggccGCGACTACGCCGGCGCCCTGGCGGCGCTGACGCGGGCGCAGGCGctggccggggccgggctgggcggcGCTGGCCGGGGCGCGCCCGGCGGCGCCTTCCTGGACGTGCTGGCGCGCTGCGAGGTGTCgcgggtgctgctgctgctgctgctgcagccgccGCCCGCCAAGCTGCTGCCCGAGCACGCCCGGACGCTGGAGCAGTACTGCTGGGAGGCGCCGgagggcggcgcggggccggggcccgggggcggccccggggcgggcggcgggctgCCGCCGGCGGCGAGCTACCTGCCGGCCGAGctcttcttgctgctgcagtCGGCCGTGCTGGCGTGCCAGGAGAAGGACGCGGAGGCGCTGAAGGCCCTGCAGGCCGAGCTCTGGCCGCTGCTTAGCGCCGAGCAGAACCACCTGCTGCACCTGGTGCTGCAGGAGATGCTCAGCCCTGCCGGACAGGGGCTCTGAGCGCCGCTGCCGGCGTGGACGGGCCTTGCCGTGCTCCCGCGGGGCGGCtgggcctggcctggcctggtTACTTAAGCCACAATCTGTGTCAGCGTATCCTCTATTTcgttatttatttttaatatgacttCTGTAACAGAAGCAAGTAATAATTGATGAGCAAACGTGTTCATCTAACTCGTTTATCTTGTGTTGTAGTAAACTACTCGCTGTATGTATTGAAAGTTGTCATGCTTGAAAGGGTGTAATCCCAAAGCAGAAAGGCCGATTCAAGGCAGAACCAGGCTGTTCCTTGAAGAACTGGCTGCACTTTGCAGACAGGAAAACTTGCTAGGAGGATATCACCCGGGGTACATGTGTTAGAGGGTTTGCACATCTAGGAATCAAATGTTGCTGGagttgctttcttaaaaaaacacattaaaatgagatttttttttttttccctcctgaaaGCAACAGACACTGCAGCCAACGTGAGGCCATGCATTTGGCTCTTGTGGTGGACAAAAGGAGTTGGTCGTTGACGTGCAAGTGGTTGCCTGGGGACCAGTGGTGGTGGCCTGACTGTTTTCTGTAGAACAGCTGGCAGAGTCGGTCTCTGCACCACCCTATACTCCTCCCTCTGTATCGCTTgttgatttccccccccccagttgcCTCTGCTGTCCCCACTGCTTCTGTTGGACTTCACCCTATGGTTTCTGATGTTATCCCTAATCCTCTTGCAATGCAGCCGGGGGGGGactcgtgtgtgtgtgtgtgtgagagagagagagagagacatgttcctcccctgcctccagTGTTACATGTATACACCCATCACCCCTGGAACCCTGGGGATTTGGTTATGTGGGGAAATCAAATGCCCAGGTTAAGGGAAGATGTGGGTCAGTGTGCCtcattattttctaatatttgttTGGGATATAATCTGTCCTGGGCTGATTGTTAACCTGTTATTGAGTGAGTTGTTCCATCCAGATGAGAAAGAcaagttaattaaaaagaatgcGGAATTAACCCTGCAGCCAGGAGGAAATTGGACTGCCTGGCCTCAGATTGATCCTAATTGGCATTATAATAATCAAACAGTTAGGGGGTCAGAAACCTGACAAATGCAATTAGAGCTTGCAAGGAGATGAGAGTAAATTGAAGCAGGGTTATGAGGGGGTTTGGAGAATGGCAGGGGTCAGCCAGGTGCTGGCCACCATCGCAGGGGGATGGGCAGGGTAGGTGCGCCAGCCCAGCAACAGCCAGCAATTGGCATGTGAATTCCCGTGGCACCCTATCAGAGTCAGGTAGTCTCTGCTCACACCTATaagagctgcagcctggggcagcTCTGAGGAGAGCTCCACCGGCAGCACCAGGGGACGGTCGTGGTGGCAACCCCAGGGCCCTGCCATGAGGCAGGGTGGTTGTGCAAGGAACGGCTGCTCTGAGCCGCCCCCGGGTGCGCTGGCTGGCTGTGGTGCACGCAGACGCTCCCCTCCATGGCCTGTGTCTGGAGGAAGCAGGGACATGTGCTTCCCTGCTTCCTCCAGATGAGCCCGGTGGCGTCACCTGCCTGGGAACCCACACCCAGTGGAGATCAGAAGCTGATGTCTCAAGTGAAGCGGGGCTGAAAAAGCCTCCTGCAACTGCCAGCCTCCACACTGCTGTACAAGGAGCCTTTGCTGTGGCCCTGGCAGTGATTACATTACAGCCCCAAGCAGGAGATACAATCACCCTTTGGCTTAATTGCATTCTGACAATAACCAGGCACAGATGTGAGGAGAGGCTGCCTGGCAAGCGCTGGCCTGAAGAGGGGAGTGGGAGCCATAAGCTTCTCAAAGGGGAACACCCCTGCCTGAGGCAGGGTAGCCTTCAGTCTGGGAGGACAAAACCTGCCACCTTGGGCCCTTCTCAAGGCAACCTTCCTCGGCTCCAAGGCAGCTACATCTCTCGTGAGCGCAGTGCTGCACAAGGACAGCTGGCTGCAGTCTCTGGGCCACCGGTGCAGCGGAGCATCCCAGGCATGGTGAAGGGCCTGATGGCAGAGAGACCAGAGCAGAGATATCAGCTcagccccaaagcagcagctgggctgtaGACAGAGAGCGGCACACACTCGCTGAGGAACTGGCCCAGTCCCCCATGTTGATGCCCTTGGACAAGGGCAGACATCTGCACCCTCTGCCCATGGCTACCACTGCAGGCCAGGCTGGGCCTGACCAGCTGAAGCTTAAATGCCCATCAGGGTGAGGGACTGATGGGGACTGGTCAAGAGCAGGGGGTTTTGGCAACACAAAATTGGTGAGGACTGCAAGCCCACCCAGGAGCTGGCTCAGGCGCGGGTGTAGTCAGTCACACAGGACTGGCTGCTCCGTATGGTCCTGGCGGCCTTGTCTCTCAGGGCTGGTACCCAGCTCTGCTTGGTGAAGCAGGGACACGGTCCCTGCCTGTACCAGTGGGTGCTCaggctcctcctgcctccagaaACAGGCTGCCGTGTTGTGGCACATTTGTCTGGTGGCACAGGGTTAGACCAGAGAAAAAGCTGCGTGCACCAGAGCCCCCTCTGGATTGTTTTCAAAGAGGAAACGGGGCTGAAATCTCTGCAGGCGACCGAGCAGCCTTCACCAaccagccctgagcagctccGGGATGTTCTCCAGCCACCCAGGAAGCAGTGAAGGGGCTGTGCTGAGCGAGAGCActgggaaggggctgtgggcaggCGGGCAGATGTGTCGGAGCCTGCCAAGCTCTGGCAGCCGTTACTGGAAGCGTCTCTTGACATTTATCTTGTGGGGAATGGAGACCAGACGCTGTTTCCTCCCAGCACGACACAAATCTGAGAGGCATCACAGCCTCCCCCAAGCCACAGGCGTTTCTGTGCAGGGGAAGGGCTGGACCAGCACAAAGCCCTCTGCCTCTCGGCCAGGGGATGCCCTGCCTAGTCAcctgtggaataattgctggaggtgacttagaaattaaacttatattcacacttttaggtaaggcacagcattgaagaagttTCCCGGGTGGAAcgcggctgacatgcaaggagTCCGTTCCacggaagttccctaggcctgcaaccttagatgtcggcaacgccaggggaacttggtgtgctgactctaagaggcactgctcggagggtggagcggtgtggagataccgcggccaggctctgcgattatatgggaacttaaaggtattatggaactgataagctgcgtatttgctaccctgggccaacagcctgtcgtgtttttgacaaaatgctgtccttttggtgaactttgctcattattacatcattataataccaaaacacacctccatcccaaaagctacccgtctccaaggtgcgaccacccctcactgagcttgtgctttgaattttcccagtttatacctttaaaagcgaagcgagaaaactttacaccaatcctaaacgAAGGTATGTATGACTcgagtcactcaagctccacctgaaaggtgaaaaacagtataaaatagcttaagagagagagagtgttagggaagacaccatcatgtaccactctgacctctgggatcagtcgacgggctgagcctctccccccccccccccccatcggGATGCCTTTGGACGCCTAAGATTCGAACGCTTAGTTAcaccaagtgcctccccggaaacttagaaatctctatagagtcgctttattatcttttaacgtGTTTGTAGCCggcagtgttactcatactcttggtatttgcacgtgctttgcagacagtgaatttatcaccggtaatccaaaagaacctgtgtgtctgttgctctaataaactgcactcttcattaatctagccgtggtagttctcaCTGAACGCGACCAGACTCTTCAAGTGTGGtcgtgatagttcatgcaacacgactagactgggggtgcatcGCGTTATTTGCGAATCCGTAATCGTGAAAGTTCAGTACACTGAATGCGACCGGACTTATAACGTTGTCGAATTAACGCTGTTGCCTTAATCAACTTTgtgaagctgtttcagtgaaagccctgagagggctctgacgGGCAAACGTTGACTCTGATGGGTGGctacatatacagtccttagaaaataaaccgttgaccaagtctgagactaagactggacttagccgcacccagactcctctctgagaaggagttcagaaagcaaggggggcctgtctgaacctcgtgactcaacgggagggttccctCCTCCcgccactcctcagactcctacgcgaCAGTAACTTTTAACGCAACAGGAAAAATTGGCATAGTCGGCAGGATTTTGCGGCAGACCCCGCAAAGAGGCATGCTGTGGCGGGGGCTGCCTGGCCAAATCCTCCCAGACACCGTGGATCTTATTCTCTTTCATGGCTCAGCTGCTCGGATTGCCTGGGCTGGGTGAGCCAGTGATCACACAGCTATCTGGTGTCTCCAGGGAGGCAAAACACATCCCTGCCATCCCTTTCTAGTATAGCCCAAGCAGAGATTATTTTGCAATCCAAAGCGTGCGAGGTGTTTCAATGCTGAGCCCCAGCCAGATGAGCCATGGGCCAGGGCTGCTTCTGAATCCGGCTTCTCCCGTGCTGGATGGAGAGCCCCCGGTTTGCAGCCCCCACCTGAGCCAGATGTGGGGGATGTATGCGGGTATTGCAGCTGGGCAGACGGGCACCGTTCTCAGAAGAAGTTGCCAGCACATAACAGAAACGGGCAGCAGCATGCTGGAGAGAGCACCTGAGCAGGGACCGTGGCTGACAGGGAGCAAAGCGAACTCGGGAGAGCACAGCTTAATTCCCAGCTCAGCCAGGGAGCTAGGGCCGAGCTGCTCACCGCctcctctgcctcagtttccccgcgTGTAACCAAGAGCGAATGAACAGACTTAGACTCCCCTTTTCTGTCAGGTGTCTCTTGTCACATTTCTCCCTCCTACTACGTCTTCCACGATTAACTGCAGggcttctctctgctctctgtaTCTCTTGCCTCCTACCTCACATTGTTGCCAGCCTGTTCCTAGCCCGAGAGTGCAAGAGGAGCCTGGAGCCAAGGCGTCCTGCCTCCGGGATGTGCTCAGGGCAGCACGTTTCAAAGCCATGGCCCACGACCCCACTGTATGTCCATACTCCCCCTGCCCCGCAACCCGCTCTCTCCAGGAGAGGCGAGGCTCCCTCTCAATGAGTGCTCCTCCTCCCGGGCTGCCTCAGCCGCTGGGTAAGGATGCTCCAAAGTGCTCTGCGGATCCTTCTTGGTCAGCCGGGCAGGGCTAGGGGAGATGACGGTCCAAGCAGCATCCTCCAGCCTAGTGGGCATGTCTGTTGGTGCTGAATGCAGTCAGGCACCCCAGGACTTTCCTAGGCCCCCGACCTAGTCCCTTATTTTCTCATCCTAATCTGATTTTACAGGTTTTTCAGGGAACCCCGCAGACAGAGTCTGGGTCACAGGTCCCACCGTGCCCAGCTGCAAAACATGGCGCTCATGCTGTCTTTCTTCTGCGCCTGGTGCTGACTGCCCTGGTCTTCTACCGTCACTGCAAGCCTGTTGTGCGATTTGGTATACTACTTTTCCAGAACTTGCTTAGCATTAGTAGCTAAATTTGCTGAAGCCTTAGGCCGCAGGCTGTGAACTTCCACCCAGATATGCTGAACTTTTACCTAGTTAAGTAAAAGAAGGCCCCAGAGCTGGTTCGAGCTCAAAGATAAGGAAGCAAGGAAGGCCGCTACCATCGTCAGCTGACACAGCAACCTTAGAGGTAAGAGAAGAAACGGCccgcctagagacaatgaaGGGACCCGACGAAGAgcgggaagaccccagaccctaatATTACTACTGGTCAGAACTGTTGTGTGAGGAGCGGGGAACTTGGATTGTAAGGGTATTATTGCCCAGGGATCTCTTGGTTCGGGGTCCCTCTttggaggcacccagctcgagctgcTCTGCATGTCGCATAAATAAACTGTTTATTTACCCAGCAGATTGGCGACTCGTCTTCTTCAAGCAGGAACCTAGGGCCGAGCCCTGTTGACGGTGGCATAATTCCTGGCAGGTGGCGAAATTCCTCCAACAAAGCCCAAGGTCACCTCCCAGCTGGGCAGTGTGAGGCTGAGGATAGGGCAGGAAGTGGATCGGGAGCTACATGTGGATGATGCAGAAGACTCCAGCCCACGTGAGTGCGCAAGAGCTGCCACAGGAGAGGGACTGATGGGAAGAGCCTGCCCCGAGCAGCACTGACTGCCCGCTGCAGCCACCTCTGGGTGGCAGATCCATGGGTTTCTGCCTCTTAATCCCCACCCACTTGACGTATCTGCTGTGGAGGAGAAAGGGGTGGGCAGCTAGCCCTACGGGGCAGTCCTGGGCTGGAGGCCACCGCAGGAACTTCGGCCCAGGGGGCTGGAGTTTTCCAGGAAGTTTCTTGGGAAGGATGAAGTTTTTCAACACTGGAGGGGTGGACACACTGCCCCTTGTGATCTGGGGGCTCCCTGTCCACCCTGTTGGCCTCAGCCTGCAGCAGACAAGGCACCCAGCAGCCCTGACCGGGGAACGCTCTTTGTGCTGCCCCAAATGACCCTCTCGTCCTCTGTGTACATGGGTGCACAACCAGGCTCGCTCCTCCACTTGCTGGGCACACAAGTAAAACCAGTTTGCCCAGAGGGCACTGGCTTTTCCTGGGGCTAAAGTTCCTTATGGTGGCCCCAGAGCGAGGGAAGtggcatgtgtgtgtgtggagtgAGAGGGGCTGGATGCTGCCCATCAGCACAGGGAAGAAGGCCTGACCCTGCCTCAAAATACACTCAGATCCAAGGAAAAGGAGGGTTTCTAGTggctctctgctctccccactAGAGAGTTTTGCTGCAAGGCTCAAACAGCTTCTGGGATCAGAAGGATTCGTTTTGGCAGCATCAGGTGTGTGAAATCTGAGTCAGGATTGAACACCCCTGGGTCTGCCACCAGCAAACCCCCCGAGGCAAGCAGCCCTGACCGCTGCCTGTCACACAAAGACCTCCTGGGAGCACGGGCCCTGGctcacctccctctcccctcactTCCTCGCAGTCACTAGGACACATCTCTTCTGCAGGCGTCCGCTGGTCCTGGCTGGCAGACTATCTGCGCGACATGTGGTCTCACCTCTATGAGAACTTCCCACAGGCACTCCTGTACATCCTCCCCGTCACCCTGCTgatcctgctgctcctctgctgcctcaCGTACATGTGTGCGTCGCCCACCACCTACCTGGTGGTCCCTTTCTCTGGGGCAGGTTTGCTCCTCTGGGTCGTGCTGTCTGGGTCATAGCTCCGAAGTCCCCACTGTCACAAGCAAGACGTGGCAGCGAGGAGGTGCACCCCTGGCCGCCTGTGTAAGagatgcagcaggaggagatTTACAAGGGGGCATGCTGACCAAAAGCTAGTCCCCAGTCCACGAGGCCGTAGTTTAAAATAAGCAGACAGGGCCCCAGAGCACAAAGCTTGTATCAGAACTTTCCCCAAGCTTCCAGATCAGGGCATCTGCTCAAGAAGTAAGCTTTCTGGCTCCATTTGCGTACAAAGATGATGCATTCCCGGGGACATGGTCTGGATTTCCCTGTGGGATGTGTTGGGGGCAGACTCCCAGCACCTTTCCCGCCTCTGAGCACCCGCCTTGcgaggggcagggctgggctgccttgctgcagcagagctccctcctcgctccctgcccaggctgtgctgctggggctctTTCCTCCTGGCAGCGTtagagcagctgctggagccggTCGCGTCAGCGCCTGCAGCTCCCACACCTCCTCTTCCCCGCGTCTCACAGCACTCTGGGCTTTCTGATTGCCCAGTCAGGAGCAGTTTTATTCCCACAAGGCAGGAGAAACTTGCTGTCAGACCAagatggattttctttcttttctttttctcctcctcttattcccctgctttcctgtttcctttctctagGGATTTACAcccttcttttccttgtatttcttAGGGTAACTTTAGACCGAGCCAGCCTGGGGATCTCGTCTAGCAGCAGTGTGGGAGTCCGGTGCAAGGAAACCTCAAAACCTCCAGGATCCCCGGGAAGGTGTGAAAAATCCTTTCAGTGATTATCTTAAAGAATATGCCACCAGAATTAATTTCCCATCCCCCAGCCTGTTATTGAGAGAATTGTTCCGTCcagacagaaagataaaataattgaaaagaatGTGCAATTAACCCTATAGGCAGGGGGAAATCGGACTGCCTGGCCTCAGGCTGATCCCAATTAGGATTATAATAATCAAACAGATAGAGATAATTGCCAAACAGTGGTTAGAAATCTGATAAATGCGATTAGAGCTTTCGAGGAGGTGAGAGTAAATTGAACTAAAGTACAGGAATGTAGACAGAGGCCAGAGGAACACCCCAGCGACTACTGGGGAAGATTGCGACAGGCTTTGTTGACGTACGGGGGAATGACTCTccagaattttaattattaattggCAGCAAGTCTGTTTGTGGACAAAGCCGCCTCTGACATCTGCAACTATTTTAAGGATCACATGCCAGGGTGGCAAGGAGAAAATTTGAAAGATGCTATGTTACCTGGAGGTTCTATACTTGTACAATATGTAGGTGATCTGTTAGTTGTCAGCAAGACATGCGAAGATCGCTTGAAAGATACTATTCGTCTGTGTACTGCTTTAGCAGAAAAACGTCACCGTGCATCTCTTTCTAAGCTTCAGCCGTGTCAGcaggaagtaaaatatttaggaTTCATATTAAAAGAAGGACAAAGATTAGTAGACCCAGAACGGGCCCAGGCTATTGTAGAAATGCCTTGACCGGTAACAAAGAAGCAATTGCAAGGATTTTTAGGTGCAGTAGGATACTGCAGGCCCTGGATaccggggctgggggagttAAGTAAACCATGGACAGAAGCTACCAAGGCAGAAGAACTGATAGAGTTCTTCTATACGGTGGAGTCCAGAGAGGGAAAAGGCTTTCCAAGCTATAAAAGGAGCTTTAGCTTCTGCTCCAGCACTGGGATTGCTGGATTACTCCAAGAACTATTTGTGCATGAGAACAGAG
Coding sequences:
- the LOC140658415 gene encoding 40-kDa huntingtin-associated protein-like gives rise to the protein MLSAAGSSGPGGAGGSGPGLGGDGDFLSRYRLVSAKLRRRFLRKPNVAEAAEQFAALARELRAQESLPYAAWCQLAVARCAQSLFHGPAEAAALAEAARLFLRQERDLRQRLGLRGGFGEHVAAAQSCGAFAARLHLERGQPALAAGLCLELAAALRDTGRPARAAAHLQRAAELLAAARLPLEALRCLAERASCLLLGRDYAGALAALTRAQALAGAGLGGAGRGAPGGAFLDVLARCEVSRVLLLLLLQPPPAKLLPEHARTLEQYCWEAPEGGAGPGPGGGPGAGGGLPPAASYLPAELFLLLQSAVLACQEKDAEALKALQAELWPLLSAEQNHLLHLVLQEMLSPAGQGL